The following proteins are encoded in a genomic region of Chloroflexota bacterium:
- a CDS encoding competence/damage-inducible protein A, with amino-acid sequence MSSPADDHSGETSPVEIFSIGKELLIGQIQDSNSFWLSQQVTRLGGTMQRVSILDDDQPAIVHALEDAIARGAQTILTTGGLGPTPDDLTVASIAQLAGVGTHIDDAVVQDHLRRRGISIDEHTENLKRMATIPDGAAAYASPAGWAPLVRTVVNGCTILSMPGPPREMEAVFARFLEEYFSKGEGTHRALTHRVYVDMWESEVAPMLQQVMEAVPGTYCKGYIALGNQRFLPIDVVTRGADDDEAQANLNTALDMLERLVGEAERDFQR; translated from the coding sequence GTGAGCAGTCCAGCCGACGACCATTCCGGGGAGACCTCGCCGGTCGAGATCTTCAGCATCGGGAAAGAGCTGCTGATCGGCCAGATCCAGGATTCCAACAGTTTCTGGCTGTCGCAGCAGGTGACGCGGCTCGGCGGCACCATGCAGCGCGTCAGCATTCTTGACGATGACCAGCCGGCCATCGTCCACGCGCTGGAGGATGCCATCGCGCGGGGCGCGCAGACCATCCTCACCACCGGCGGCCTCGGCCCGACGCCGGATGACCTGACCGTCGCCTCGATCGCCCAGCTTGCGGGCGTCGGCACGCACATTGACGATGCCGTCGTGCAGGATCACCTGCGGCGGCGCGGCATCTCCATTGACGAGCACACCGAGAACCTCAAGCGCATGGCGACGATCCCCGATGGCGCAGCCGCCTACGCCAGCCCAGCCGGCTGGGCGCCGCTGGTGCGGACCGTCGTGAACGGCTGCACCATTCTCTCGATGCCCGGCCCCCCGCGCGAGATGGAGGCTGTGTTCGCCCGCTTCCTGGAGGAGTACTTCAGCAAGGGCGAGGGCACCCACCGCGCGCTGACCCACCGCGTCTACGTGGACATGTGGGAGTCCGAGGTTGCGCCGATGCTCCAGCAGGTGATGGAGGCGGTGCCGGGCACCTACTGCAAGGGGTACATCGCCCTCGGGAATCAGCGCTTCCTGCCGATCGACGTGGTAACACGCGGGGCGGACGACGACGAGGCCCAGGCGAACCTCAACACGGCGCTCGACATGCTGGAGCGGCTGGTCGGCGAGGCCGAGCGCGACTTCCAGCGGTAG
- a CDS encoding glycosyltransferase, whose product MKVLFLTPRVPYPLDAGTSLRNFRLLQSAAREHDVHLLSFSDRPLRVEHLEVLQSICRRVELRPVPPHPAYRRLVRTLTAPLPDMAYRRWSDGFAETLRTMLAQERYDIVQIEGIEMARYLPLARGARRVFSEHNVEYLLQQRAYLVDRTHPARLPKALYSLLQVRKLARFEATACRMADRTLTVSEDDAVSLGQLEPRGEYRVVPNAIDPSRYPRRTGWPAQPAVLFTGTLDYRPNADAVRWLLDSIMPLVWREAPETRALIVGRGPSPDLVARGQQDSRIAVTGSVESIDPYWGRATVYVLPVRGGGGTRFKALEAMAAGLPLASTSMGMEGIDAVEGTHYLSGDTPAGLASAMVRLLGDVALREQLTTAADRLVRERYDWQAVAARLLATYRELA is encoded by the coding sequence GTGAAGGTGCTTTTCCTGACGCCACGTGTCCCCTACCCGCTGGACGCCGGCACCAGCCTCCGGAACTTCCGCCTGTTGCAGTCGGCGGCCCGCGAGCACGACGTCCATCTGCTCAGCTTCTCGGACCGGCCGCTGCGCGTGGAGCATCTGGAAGTCTTGCAGTCCATTTGCCGGCGGGTGGAGCTGCGGCCGGTGCCGCCGCACCCGGCCTACCGTCGATTGGTTCGGACGCTCACCGCGCCGCTGCCGGACATGGCGTACCGTCGCTGGTCCGACGGCTTCGCCGAAACGCTGCGGACGATGCTCGCCCAGGAGCGCTACGACATCGTGCAGATCGAGGGCATTGAGATGGCCCGCTACCTGCCGCTGGCGCGGGGCGCGCGACGCGTCTTCTCCGAGCACAACGTCGAGTACCTGCTCCAGCAACGGGCCTACCTGGTGGACCGCACCCATCCCGCCCGGCTGCCCAAGGCGCTGTACTCGCTGCTCCAGGTGCGCAAGCTCGCCCGCTTCGAGGCGACGGCCTGCCGGATGGCGGATCGGACGCTCACCGTCTCCGAGGATGATGCCGTCTCCCTCGGTCAGTTGGAGCCGCGCGGCGAGTACCGGGTGGTCCCGAACGCCATCGATCCGTCACGCTACCCGCGGCGGACGGGCTGGCCGGCCCAGCCGGCCGTCCTCTTTACCGGCACGCTCGACTACCGTCCGAACGCCGATGCGGTCCGCTGGCTGCTGGACAGCATCATGCCGCTGGTCTGGCGCGAAGCCCCCGAGACGCGTGCGTTGATCGTCGGGCGCGGCCCCTCCCCGGACCTCGTGGCGCGCGGCCAGCAGGACTCGCGCATCGCCGTCACCGGGTCCGTCGAGAGCATCGATCCGTACTGGGGCCGTGCGACGGTCTACGTGCTGCCCGTGCGTGGCGGCGGGGGCACCCGCTTCAAGGCGCTGGAAGCGATGGCGGCTGGCCTGCCGTTGGCCTCCACCTCGATGGGTATGGAAGGCATCGACGCCGTGGAGGGGACACACTATCTCTCGGGTGATACGCCCGCTGGGCTGGCCTCGGCGATGGTGCGGCTGCTTGGGGATGTGGCCCTGCGCGAGCAGCTCACCACGGCGGCTGACCGCCTCGTCCGCGAGCGCTACGACTGGCAGGCTGTCGCCGCCCGGCTGCTCGCCACCTACCGCGAGCTGGCGTGA
- a CDS encoding cellulase family glycosylhydrolase, translated as MTRRPLILALVAVLTLAGLLAVFRQPLWDRLDLETKHRIVAAYSRLTARRVDTADTVAVSPQVPNRIGANVFLDQEVSIDDRHRSLTMLRAAGIGWIRQQIPWKDIERDAKGDYWDRKWNKDAWANYDNVVDLAHEYGIEVIARVDTSPEWSRPSREPGQEWHQAPPDRFEDYGDFLYTLASRYKGKIRAYQIWNEPNLAIEWGQQPPDPAEYTRLLRIAYARIKEADPDAIVLSAAMAPTIEESDRALNELLFLQQMYDDGARGAFDVLAVQAYGLRSGPDDLRLTSGDVNFSRTLVVRELMVKNGDAARPIWATEMGWNAPPAGYDGPAPYGSVSEPLQAKYTVRAFERARQEWPWMGVMAVWFFKLPEPWEGQPWYFFRMVSPDFRPYPVYDAIKAYAGPR; from the coding sequence ATGACCCGCCGTCCCCTCATCCTCGCCCTCGTCGCCGTGCTGACCCTGGCCGGACTGCTGGCCGTCTTCCGCCAGCCGCTCTGGGATCGGCTCGACCTGGAGACGAAGCACCGAATCGTGGCGGCCTACTCGCGGCTGACGGCTCGGCGCGTTGACACCGCCGACACGGTCGCCGTCAGCCCCCAGGTGCCGAACAGGATCGGCGCAAACGTCTTTCTCGACCAGGAAGTGAGCATCGACGACCGCCACCGCAGCCTCACCATGCTGCGCGCGGCCGGCATCGGCTGGATTCGGCAGCAGATCCCCTGGAAAGATATCGAGCGCGACGCGAAGGGCGACTACTGGGACCGGAAGTGGAACAAGGACGCCTGGGCCAACTACGACAACGTCGTCGACCTGGCGCACGAATACGGCATCGAGGTCATCGCGCGGGTGGACACCTCGCCCGAATGGTCCCGCCCCAGCCGCGAGCCGGGCCAGGAGTGGCACCAGGCGCCGCCTGACCGCTTCGAGGATTACGGCGACTTCCTCTACACGCTGGCCTCGCGGTACAAGGGGAAGATCCGCGCCTACCAGATCTGGAACGAGCCGAACCTCGCCATCGAGTGGGGCCAGCAGCCGCCCGATCCTGCCGAGTACACCCGTCTGCTGAGAATCGCCTACGCCCGTATCAAGGAGGCCGATCCTGACGCCATCGTGCTCTCGGCGGCGATGGCCCCGACCATCGAGGAGAGCGACCGCGCCCTCAACGAATTGCTCTTCCTCCAGCAGATGTACGACGATGGCGCACGCGGCGCGTTCGACGTGCTGGCCGTCCAGGCGTACGGCCTCCGCAGCGGCCCGGACGATCTTCGCCTGACCAGCGGCGATGTCAACTTCTCGCGCACGCTGGTGGTCCGCGAGCTGATGGTCAAGAACGGCGACGCCGCCCGCCCGATCTGGGCCACCGAGATGGGCTGGAACGCCCCGCCCGCCGGCTACGATGGCCCGGCCCCCTACGGCAGCGTCAGCGAGCCGTTGCAGGCGAAGTACACCGTCCGCGCCTTCGAGCGTGCCCGCCAGGAATGGCCGTGGATGGGCGTCATGGCCGTCTGGTTCTTCAAGCTGCCGGAGCCGTGGGAAGGCCAGCCCTGGTACTTTTTCCGGATGGTCTCGCCGGACTTCCGCCCGTACCCCGTCTACGACGCGATCAAAGCCTACGCCGGCCCCCGCTGA
- a CDS encoding TIGR03560 family F420-dependent LLM class oxidoreductase, which yields MADARSSFFVMLEPQEGGTYEEMLSLAQRAEALGFGGFFRSDHYHPMNVPLTSDSSDAWAVLAGLARDTRRLRLGTMVSPMTFRYPGEFAKLVATIDQMSGGRIEVGMGGGWFQKEHVAYGLPFPDAKGRLDLLEDSLEICTRLWSDGVGHSYEGRLFSIKDAPGYPKPAQRPHPPIIIGGGGPKRTPRLAAQYADEWNVFGGLNTFNTRKERILEACKAVGRDPSTIKLTMAGPTVIGVDEADLRRKVQLRLDHNNQKDTADDWIATMSGDGWLVGTVDQVAEKVNALKAAGAERIYFQIIPVNDDGQLDIIANELAPKIT from the coding sequence ATGGCGGACGCTCGGTCCAGCTTTTTCGTGATGCTCGAGCCCCAGGAGGGCGGCACCTACGAGGAGATGCTCAGCCTGGCGCAGCGCGCCGAGGCGCTCGGGTTCGGCGGCTTCTTCCGCTCCGACCACTACCACCCGATGAACGTGCCGCTGACCTCCGACTCGTCGGATGCCTGGGCGGTGCTGGCCGGCCTCGCGCGGGACACCAGGCGCCTGCGCCTCGGCACGATGGTCAGCCCGATGACCTTCCGCTACCCCGGCGAGTTCGCCAAGCTGGTCGCCACCATCGACCAGATGAGCGGCGGACGGATCGAGGTCGGCATGGGCGGCGGCTGGTTCCAGAAGGAGCACGTTGCCTACGGCCTGCCCTTCCCGGACGCCAAGGGCCGCCTCGACCTGCTCGAAGACTCGCTGGAGATCTGCACACGGCTCTGGTCGGACGGCGTCGGCCACTCTTACGAAGGCCGGCTGTTCAGCATCAAGGATGCGCCCGGCTACCCGAAGCCGGCCCAGCGCCCACACCCGCCCATCATCATCGGCGGCGGCGGACCGAAGCGGACCCCGCGCCTCGCCGCGCAGTACGCCGACGAGTGGAACGTGTTCGGCGGCCTCAACACCTTCAACACCCGCAAGGAACGCATCCTCGAGGCCTGCAAGGCCGTCGGGCGGGACCCGTCCACCATCAAGTTGACGATGGCCGGCCCGACGGTCATCGGTGTGGACGAGGCCGACCTGCGCCGCAAGGTCCAGCTGCGACTCGACCACAACAACCAGAAGGACACGGCGGACGACTGGATCGCCACTATGAGCGGCGATGGCTGGCTGGTCGGGACGGTCGATCAGGTGGCCGAGAAGGTCAACGCACTGAAGGCCGCCGGCGCGGAGCGGATCTACTTCCAGATCATCCCCGTGAACGACGACGGCCAGTTGGACATCATCGCCAACGAGCTGGCCCCGAAGATCACGTAG
- a CDS encoding deoxyribonuclease IV, whose amino-acid sequence MSISPTDGAAATAVRSAASSTRVRLGAHVSGGGLKGIPAKAVEIGCEGVQIFASSPQMWRPPSIKPADAEAFRTACQSAGLGPIAVHAIYLVNPCAEADEHRTKTIASLVATLKAAESLGASVVVTHLGSAKGCPKPEALARSCATFASILEQYSGPVKLLFETSAGAGETMGGTFDELGEMIRTLGAPANLGACLDTAHIFTAGYDLRTPDDLERTMAAFDQHIGFDRLGAVHLNDSKAPFGSNKDRHENLGDGEIGAEALARFVQHPALGETPLYLEVPGYGKEGPDRPNMERLHGFAGRAFPLPPLAEPPAEA is encoded by the coding sequence ATGTCGATCTCGCCCACTGACGGCGCGGCAGCCACCGCCGTGCGATCCGCCGCTTCCTCGACGCGCGTGCGCCTTGGCGCGCACGTCTCCGGCGGGGGCCTGAAAGGCATCCCGGCCAAGGCCGTCGAGATCGGCTGCGAGGGCGTCCAGATCTTCGCAAGCTCGCCGCAGATGTGGCGGCCGCCCAGCATCAAGCCCGCCGACGCCGAGGCGTTCCGGACAGCCTGCCAGTCCGCCGGCCTCGGCCCGATTGCCGTCCACGCCATCTACCTTGTCAATCCGTGTGCCGAGGCCGACGAGCACCGCACCAAGACGATCGCGTCGCTGGTCGCCACGCTCAAGGCCGCCGAGTCGCTGGGGGCGTCCGTCGTGGTGACCCACCTCGGGAGCGCCAAGGGCTGCCCTAAGCCCGAGGCATTGGCCCGCTCCTGCGCCACCTTCGCCAGCATCCTCGAACAGTACAGCGGACCGGTCAAGCTGCTGTTCGAGACGAGCGCCGGGGCCGGCGAGACGATGGGCGGCACGTTCGACGAGCTTGGCGAGATGATCCGGACGCTCGGCGCGCCCGCGAACCTGGGCGCGTGCCTGGACACGGCGCACATCTTCACGGCCGGCTACGACCTCCGCACGCCGGACGACCTTGAGCGGACGATGGCCGCCTTCGACCAGCACATCGGCTTCGACCGGCTCGGGGCCGTCCACCTGAACGACTCCAAAGCGCCGTTCGGCTCGAACAAGGACCGCCACGAGAACCTGGGTGACGGCGAGATCGGCGCGGAGGCCCTGGCGCGCTTCGTCCAGCACCCGGCCCTCGGCGAGACGCCGCTCTACCTGGAGGTGCCGGGCTACGGCAAGGAAGGGCCGGACCGCCCGAACATGGAGCGGCTGCACGGATTCGCAGGCCGAGCGTTCCCGCTGCCGCCCCTGGCGGAGCCTCCTGCCGAAGCGTAG
- a CDS encoding VOC family protein: MLRLGNVTFDCENPGRVAEFWAAALGYKAETFNEFFAQATHPEGTRPNLLFIKVPEGRTAKNRVHLDVEADDREAEVARLVGLGATRGETHTMAEYGITWTVLQDPEGNELCVGQEGEH; the protein is encoded by the coding sequence ATGCTGAGGCTTGGCAACGTCACCTTTGACTGCGAGAACCCGGGTCGCGTGGCCGAGTTCTGGGCTGCCGCGCTGGGCTACAAGGCCGAGACGTTCAACGAGTTCTTCGCGCAGGCGACGCACCCGGAGGGGACGCGGCCGAATCTGCTGTTCATCAAGGTGCCGGAGGGGCGGACGGCCAAGAACCGGGTTCACCTGGACGTGGAAGCTGACGACCGTGAGGCCGAGGTCGCGCGGCTCGTCGGGCTGGGGGCCACGCGCGGGGAGACCCACACGATGGCGGAGTACGGCATCACCTGGACCGTCCTGCAAGACCCCGAGGGCAACGAGCTGTGCGTCGGCCAGGAAGGCGAGCACTGA